The following nucleotide sequence is from Plasmodium sp. gorilla clade G2 genome assembly, chromosome: 11.
taaatacattaaatatgtttacataacattgttttatataataaaatttatattattaataaaattatactcctctttgttattttttttttttttgtgtagatggacatatataaaaatataaatttataatttattttttatttattatataaggatttttattttgttaatttatgtataataagGATTATTTTgtctattaatatatacaactaCTTTTACTATatttcattaaataaataaataaatatatatataatattaaatattactactgttttatatatttactttataagaattttcatataaaatactTCTATAAGTGggaataaaaaagaataggAGAATCACAATTTGGATTAAATATAAGGTTATTAACTTTTACTTTACagttttgtttatatatttttcttataaggTCCTTAAAGATTTTCATAGATTTCACATGGAATTAAATCTTCTGTTTTAATACTGATAATATGTCTTTTAATTTCGTCTGTAGGtttaaacatattttattaatataatcactaatatgatataatatataaaaaaaattatataataataataaataaataaataaataaataacaatataaaaaatataataactgGGAAATTacttaattttaatttttattctttttttaatactaatatttttcacacttttttccttttatcatatacgtaatgataatatatatggaaaaaataaataaataaaaaaaaaaagacaattTTATCTATGAatcaattttttcttttttttttttttaatatatttatgtattattttgttttgttttgttttgttttgttttattttattttttatttttttttttttgtgttttttatttatattttcttgtaCTCCACTTTAATGTTTAAGATAGAATAATAAATGTTTCCTGTTTCAATTAGCTGGCAAGTATTAAGTTATAtccatttaatttatttaataaatgattTTAAGCAATACAAATATGTGTCTTCAGAAAATTTCAAGATAATCTTCTTAtgcatattaaaaaaagaagtgTGTTTCTTCatgtatatttttgatatttGTTGCgtgaatattttttgattttttaatagtaaaaaaaaaagtattataaaaatgtgaatgtatattttatatatatatataattttttttttttaattatacataaatatatttatatagtttttttgttttcatttcatttatttattttatttttttattttttattttgttatataaataaaatgtacaatttatattttattacacaTACGTTAtactacatatataaatatataaatattatattttatatttataaataatgttaattttatatatgattataattttttttttaatacacataatttatatataaataatatatataatttgaattcaaaatactttttttaataaaattgtaagaaataaaaactataaatcatataataaatataaatatatatatataatataatatattaacactataatatttatgatatatacatgtatattttatatatttcattaattTCATTCAAATgtacttatattattattttgtatggaaatgagaaaaaaagaaaaacaaaaagaagaaatatatatatttttatttatatataacatatattataatatatatatataatattattatacttcatataaatataaaataattattatcattaaaaaagaaaaaaacgtacatgaaatttttttgttttacaattatttatatttttataaataataaaacaactTAAAAAATCTGTTTCATTTCATttcatttcctttttttttttttttttttttttttttattacaatataatttttataattttttatctttttttgtGGTTGGGGGgggatgaaaatattaaaatatataaaaacataaaattttGTTTAAAGTTctcaaatttttttcattcttgttacttttttttttattttaaaagagaaatggaaaaataaaaaaaataaaaaaatcacaaataaaaataatatttacaaagtattatacaattttataaaaacattacaaaaatttacaacattttttgatttttttgggttttttgtgttttttttcttcatttaataaattttttttttattttatttaatataatatatatatatataatttttattaatatacaaaaatatataatattataaattattatatatataacatttatttttaaataaatattatatttatatattaatatattttattccatttgttatatatatatatatatataaatatatatatatatatatacgtaataatatatttatatatattataatataataattttttttttattttatatattatttgcactattatataatatataatatataatattattatatataaataaatatatatatatataaaatatacattaataaaaaatatacatatattattatatataatatatatataagtgcATATAAAACATAGTATTTGAAtaaagtatattatatatgtagtaATATTTAGAACCATGAAAATTTTtgaaagaatattataagaaataaaaaaaagatatgacaaattataataatatatataaatataatatatcaagataataaataaaaacaaaacgtatgataaattatttttttattattcactTAATAAtctgttttttatttttatatattcattataaaaatatattattatataataattatattatatattgtatataatatatattttttttcttcataaatGCTGCACTGGTTTAAGCACGaataatcaaataaaaaaaaaatctgacctattattaataaaaaggaaaaaaaaaggataagtatttttttaatactttttattaacatatataaaaacagaaTATATTccaaaaagataaaataaatatgttaacaatataaacctttttttttttttttttttttttttcttatttcctttttcttttatttttctttttacttGTGTTACTAGTTTCTTGCTTGTTtcttgtttgtttttttttcgacttttttaattttatttatttattattatttttcattttgcgatatttttagaaataccaatatattatttttaatatcaaaagaaaaattatatttctataatataaaaatacttagttaaaatataatatatatataatgatgaaaaaataaatgagaGAAAAATGAAACTTGCTAAATGGAACTTTTCGAATAAATATGACTtgcttttttctttttttcatttaaaaaaaaataaaatatgctCCTTAAAtaccttttcttttttatcgaCAAAGATTAACAAGACATTGTTAACATCTGAAGAAGGTTTAACTAATTTATTTTTGGGTCATCCATTAAATTTAACAACGAAAGaattaaatatgaatacTTATAAACGTTCAaccttattttttaataatttcatgTTGTATGATTCTAAAGATGAACAGTCATCTATCTTAAGAAAACAGTCCATCCAggttaaataaataaaaatataataaaataaaataaaaaaattaaaaaagcaTACTTTTCATACCGTTCCTATTTTTacctttaaatatattatcttgttctcatatacaaatatatatatatatatatatatatatatacatacatatatacatatacatatattatatttaccaTACCTCAGGAATTACtttttaagaataaaaaaaccAAGTTAGCtctaagaagaaaaagaaagaggATGGGAGAACGTGTTAGTTTAAGATATAGATAAGACTAAGAGAAATAAgctaaaattattttatgctTTTTTTCGTTCTTTTTTTGtgatatataagaaaataaaatatatttatttatttatatatatatatatatatatttttttttttttatttatcttttcATATTAGTTTctgtatttatatacaacATTATTAACCcttttaatttatacatttgaaattttattttatttttatacgtTTTCCTTATAATTTGTTGAAAAACATCTATAAATTAATAGCTCTTAAAAGAGTAAATAATTAGCTTTATACATttctttaaattaatatttttttataaagaaatattgtcttatcaaatattttattctttttattttatgtacttatttttattttttccctttACATTGGAGAACAAGTATAAAAGggtattattttaaatatgaggttaataaaatatgtaagatatattctttttattcgtatatggaataataataaaaaaaaaaaaaaaaaaaaaaaaattgagaacattctttttaaaattatacaaTGCaaagtttttatatataataagtcctttttttatataatattataaattacattttatttcatttgaATATCCgagtaaatataattttaatatataaattaatattttcccTATTATATGAGaaagaaaattaaattcttttattcatttaacgtgttaaataataaaataaatatacaataaaaaaaatatatatgtatatacatatatatattaatacaatataaaagaatatataatatatatatgtttatatatataaatatttttattttttaaaaaattaacagGTCAACTTTGTCCGACGTTTTTTAactgaattattatattatatatatatatatatatttttttgtacatttcaatatatttattttatatatttcattttatattatttttttaaataacttATGAGTATACAGAAGTACATGTATTACACAATAttaacattttaaaaataaaacaaataaatatgaattaacatatacataattatatgtacatatttattttatattagaacaagaaataaaaagcaaaaaaaaaaagatatttaaaaaatataagaataataaaaatattataagcacatatatatatatatatatatatatatataattgtttttatttttgtttttgtttgtGTAAAATGGTAAAAATACAGAAGAGCTCAGGTATGTTTTGGAAGAGGAGTAGTGAGTCCTCAAATTTGTACAATTTTTTGAACGGCTTAATTTGTATAGgtggtatatattttttttttataatatttggtTATTATCAAGAGAAGTTACCTCAGTTAGGAAGAGGAAATGATAGgttttattataacatttttctAATATGTGTATTATGTTTATCAAATAGTTTATGTAGTTTAAGtgctatattttttaagagtagattaaataatgaaaatgtgaTGAgtagtttaaaaaaaaatatagataaatattttataaaacaaattatattaatatctaTAACATATTCTATAGCTATGATAGCTACAAATTATTCTTTAAGGCATGTTAATTTCCCTACACAAGTACTTGTAAAATCTGGAAAAATGATACCAATTGTAGTAGGaggttattttttttttggaaagaaatatccatattatgattatatttcAGTATTTTTAATTACATCATCATTAGTTCTTTTCAATTTATTAAGAACAAAAAGTTCTAAGGAAGTTCATCAGACTACATTTGGAATTCTACTTTTatgtatatcattattatgtgACGGACTTACTGGACCTAGACaagataaattattaagTAAATATAATGTTGATTCTGTTAATCTTATGttttatgttaatatatttgcattcatttttaatttattagcTTCATTAATTATTGAAGGAAGTAAaccatatattttcttagaaaaatatacaagctcatattattatatcttaGCTTTCTCTGTAAGTGGAACTCTTGGACAGTTTTTCGTTTTTTACTCACTCAGGGTATATGGTAGTTTATATACTAGTCTCTTCACAACACTTAGAAAAGCTCTAAGTACAGTCGTTTCGGTTTACCTATTTGGACATGTACTTAAACCGTTACAATGGGTATGTATAGGAGTCATTTTTTCAACTCTCATTGTACAGAGTTATCTTAAGAAACAATCCAAGAAGGTTCAAAGTAAAAATAAGTGAGCATtcaaagaaaacaaaaaaaaaaataataaaataaaaaaataaaataaactacacgtatataatatatatatatatatatatatatatatatattatataattgcaTATTTCACTTTTGAATACCTTTTAAAGGATGTTTAAAAAGGTTTTTTAAACATCTAAACATATTCATAAAATgcttatatattacatatatctatgtatatattttttttaattttactcGCAACATGcatatttttaatgtttacatatttttattacaattGGGAAAGAAACAAGGAATGATCATCCCTATGTATAATCTGTTTCATTTTAATACACtaacttttatttttgttatttttttttaaattataaaatttatgaatTTGTCTTGAAAAGATAAAACAtacaaaaaaggaaaaaaattgtaaaaaaaatatacaataaaaataaatacgtaaaaataaaaagcattattataaatatctcAGTGTGGATGTATGAGCCTTtgttgttaatatatatatatatatatatatatatgtggaaaaaaaaaaaattattaagtgGTACTTCAAATAATAGTATGAAATAATCCTTAaactttaaataaaaaaaaaaatatatatatatatattatatacataacataaaagtaaaatgtagaataaatattacatatatatatattaatataattatatttatttattcttgtATTACTATTTGAacgaataaaaaaaaaaaaaaaaaaaaaaaaaaaaattaaaatatatacatacatatattttcatttacatATAGACTTACATTATAATAAACACGTATCttatatacaataaatttataagtTTAACAAAAGTATAGATTTTAATTAAAACCTCTTTCTAATAAACGTGTTACAGCTGAATTTACATCTCCACCTGTTTCTTGTAATGCTTGAATATTTGCAGCATTATCAAGAAATCCCATTTCTTGTAAACTTGACAATTGGGATGCGTATCTTTCTTCAGGTGGACGATTATCTGTTACATTTGTAGTATTAAAATCTAGATTCATATTAGCATTTGGAAAATTGAAATTTCCTAAATTTCTATTAGATCTCATAACTTGTTGAAATGCTTGTAATAATTCTGGTGATTGGAGAAATGAATTCAAGTTATTACCTGGATtagcattattattattgttattattattatcggTCGTATTATTAGTGtttgataaattatttaagttatttaaattatttaatatatcttccATTCGAAATCCACTTCCTGGTCTGTtactattgttattattattattgttcatGTTAAGAGCATTTTCTATTTGTAACCCAGCCTGTAATATTTCTGGTCTCATAAATTCTCTTAATAAATTAGGGTTTTCTAAAACTGGTTGCATAAGTGGACTTTGAGAAAATGTATTTCTTAATATTGGATTATTAGATACTAAATTTGTTAACATTTCAGGGTTGTTACTTAATTCATTTAAAACGGATCTAGCAAGTGGGTTATTCAACAAAGAGCTGATTGTATCGCGATTAAAATCTCCTGCTCCATTGGCATTTAACATGTTTGCAAAATTTCCTAGGTTAAAATTATCTGCACCTCCCAAACCAGAGTTAAAATTTCCCATATCTGAAGGTAAAAGTGGaatgaagaaatataatgaaatatgaacatatatatatatatatatatatatatatatatatgtatatatttttataatagaGGGGATCATGTATACTGTACAAATAAAACCACATCATGAAAACATTCAgcataacatatatatatatatatatatatatttttttatttatttttgtgtgTACAAACCTCCAGCGCCGCTTTGCATTAACATTTGTACTAATGGATTGTCTCCCATTTCATTGTTATTTTCATTAGATGGTCTGCTTTGATCATTATTGTTTACATTTTCATTCTTGTtgctttctttttcttcttgtgctactaaaaaataaaatcaataaataattaaataaatatatatatatatatatatatatatatatatatatatatatagaccacatgtatattatatatatacatatatatattatatatattcatttattcattttgttaTTACCATCTTTCGTTGCCATAGCACTTCTAACTAAATGCATAGTATTTCCATCAGCTACACCATATACTGTCAAAGATTCTTTATCCTTCAATATT
It contains:
- a CDS encoding ubiquitin domain-containing protein DSK2, putative, whose protein sequence is MAINVSFKVTGGKEFTVAIEPDITVLDLKKICAEHVDIPVEAQRIIFKGKILKDKESLTVYGVADGNTMHLVRSAMATKDVAQEEKESNKNENVNNNDQSRPSNENNNEMGDNPLVQMLMQSGAGDMGNFNSGLGGADNFNLGNFANMLNANGAGDFNRDTISSLLNNPLARSVLNELSNNPEMLTNLVSNNPILRNTFSQSPLMQPVLENPNLLREFMRPEILQAGLQIENALNMNNNNNNNSNRPGSGFRMEDILNNLNNLNNLSNTNNTTDNNNNNNNNANPGNNLNSFLQSPELLQAFQQVMRSNRNLGNFNFPNANMNLDFNTTNVTDNRPPEERYASQLSSLQEMGFLDNAANIQALQETGGDVNSAVTRLLERGFN
- a CDS encoding UDP-galactose transporter, putative: MVKIQKSSGMFWKRSSESSNLYNFLNGLICIGGIYFFFIIFGYYQEKLPQLGRGNDRFYYNIFLICVLCLSNSLCSLSAIFFKSRLNNENVMSSLKKNIDKYFIKQIILISITYSIAMIATNYSLRHVNFPTQVLVKSGKMIPIVVGGYFFFGKKYPYYDYISVFLITSSLVLFNLLRTKSSKEVHQTTFGILLLCISLLCDGLTGPRQDKLLSKYNVDSVNLMFYVNIFAFIFNLLASLIIEGSKPYIFLEKYTSSYYYILAFSVSGTLGQFFVFYSLRVYGSLYTSLFTTLRKALSTVVSVYLFGHVLKPLQWVCIGVIFSTLIVQSYLKKQSKKVQSKNK